Part of the Benincasa hispida cultivar B227 chromosome 12, ASM972705v1, whole genome shotgun sequence genome is shown below.
CTTCCATTGATTGTGATCCTGACTCAGTCTTGCATACACACAGGAATGAGGGTCATTATACTgtgtaatttcaaatttgtcGTGTATTTTACCGCAAACAGCACGAAGTCTCCATGTGTAATTGTTGCCATATCTTTTATACCTAACATCCCATATTGTTTTCTTCGACTCAatgacttcaaaattttgatgtcgAATGATTGAATAGCTCttcattgcatttttttaaatccaatttcgTATTGAATATCATCCCCTTAAGCAAGGAATCAGACCTCATATTATTGTCTCCCTCCGTTGTCGAATCGAGTACTCGTTCAGGTCTATCTCAGTAAAAGTTTCAAGGATTTCATGAACACCATAAAATTCACCAGGTAGTTGATCTAGATcaatatcatcatcatcatctattTCAACTTCTTTGTCGTTTATGGCAATAGTTGGATCATAAGGCTCATCCTCCACATTTTGACTTTCCAACTCAATAGTAGTTTCAATTTCTCTCATTGAGATTGGACTTGAGACATTGGGTTGGGATATATACGGTTTCCAAAATCCAAGCTTCCAAAAACCCAATCTAAGGAGGCTAAGATTGTGCGGTGGGGATTTGTACGCGTTAGGGAGAAAAAAACGACTACTCATAAATTCAAGCTTCCAAAACCTGCACCACAAACATGAGCTTCAAAAATATAGACTTTCAAACCCTGTACCTCGAACACAGTCATTTGAAAGTCTCGGAAATTTGATTTCTAACCTGCACACAAAACGTCTCTTAAAAAACTTTCTTGTAGTTGAGCTCACTTTAGTGTcgttaaaatgaaattaaaactaaactataagtatgaaattaataatttaagcACCGGAAAAAGACTACGAGAAGAAAAGACAAGTAAACgctaaatataattaataatttataattatattccAACTTGGTTATAAATTTTGTCTTCGTCTCATTAGGTCGCACCCAACAAACCATTGACATTGAGACTCCGTCGTTtgattcctttttatttttaattataattaatagaattaaactAAATTTTCATTAACAGCTATTTGGTTgacttttatttttcctttgacTCTGAGTTTCTATTTAAAGTAGTTGGTTTGCACTTCGGCTACACCAATTCCACTCTACTAAAAATGGAGTCTTCAACGACGTCGTTTAAAGACAATGAAAAGCCGACTGCCGCCTGTCCCACCCGAGGAACTGTATATCCTCCACCACCACACTACGGCGGCGGACACCCACCAGCAGGATACGCTCCGCCCCCGCCAATGCCGGGATACGGTGGACATCTGTCGCCACCACCACCGTACAGCCCGTTTCCACCGCCGTACAACATTGGGCCCTACACTCCACCTCCACAACCCTACGGTTATCCACATCATCCCCCGCCACCGCCGGCTTATGGTTATGCTCCGCCGCCAGGAAATCGGCCGGCGGGGAATGCTCCAACGAAGAAAAAGAAGTCAGGGATGAGTAAAATTCTCGGAATGGGAGCGGGGTTGGTCGGAGGGCTTTTGCTCGGCGAATTGGCGGCGGATGGTGGGGCGGTGACGCCATCGTTTGATTTATTTTCCGATCCGACAGGCGGCGGAGGACTGGATTACGATGCAAGCATGCAATCTATGTCTGATAGTATGGATTTGCTCGGTACCATTGGGTGATATATAACAATAATATCACAGAAATTGTGCtaatttgtttttcattttctaattttccacgtgttattttctttttctaattttgtgtTTGTTTGTGAAAATTGGTTTACGTATTATTTACGTCAGTGTTCGTGGATGGCTGAGCTATATGTTTGTTTCTTCGTCTATGTTTGTTCAAGTTtgatatttaaatgtgatttttgtATCACGTTATTAGCTCATTTCTCACGTGTCgtagaaaaagagaattttattataaattaatattttttcggggtatatatcaaatttcattcGGAACAAACTTTCAATATTGCCATTTTTAACACAAAGTATAGTAAAAATTGCTAATTATTCatctatattaattttaacacaaagTATAGTAAAAACATTTGTAACTCACTAAGAAACACAAAATATGTTTTTAGTCCTAAGTTTGAAGAATACGCCTCCATTATTTGGTaagttataaaaatataattttgttcttGATAAGTTTAAGAGAGAGACAGAGAGAATCAAGAGAGATAGAGccaaaaaaaattggagatCCGTTTCTCAACTTTACATTGGGATGAAAGTATATTTAAATACACCGTCTAAAatagatataattgacttttaCGTCTAAAAGAAACATAACTAAATAATATCTAATAATATTGTGTAAAaactattatatataattttaaggCTCATTTTCGAGTTGATGCGATTTTTAAATAGTATTGTCAaactttctttttgaaaaatcaattgtGAAAATAAGTATAATAGTATtggataaattttaatttttaataaaaaaaaactagctaCGGTGTTAGATAAATTAATACTAGattaatatgattcaattatatgaaccgaagtatacttattattttaattattttcacattggaaattaatttattattattatttaatatgatttgaatttcaacttAACTAACCTGCttgataaaagtttaagaaaaataattgttataaaaaaatattgaataaattaaaatatgaaatatatgtgaaaaaatatattaatatatgaaaatattattataatatagttATCTAAATGATTAAGAAATTAGCAGATTTTTAGTAAAACTGAATTTAAAGATTACTATTATCAACTTTCACACATTAGTTagaatttagaaaatgattctTGGATATTAACTAGTAAGGAATACGTGTTACACAcgttttaatttaaagttttaaaataaaattttgtatgtgtaataaataaataatatttaaacttaGTTTCTATAATAATAAACCTTTAATGGTAGTAAAAAGATTACACCAAcgtattttattataaaaaataactttaaaataaaaatcgaTTTTATATGTCTATCTACTTTTCGtctatttataaaatttgtgTCTCTTGTTTTCAACTTTTCGCTATAAAACTTCCtcataatgtttttttattatttcaaattctttATGTTACTctcataacattttttttcctttaaattttttgtttcattctaacttattttctctctaaaattgtTCTCATTCTCTAATTTTGTTTCTCACTTCCAATACTTTCTATTTGTCTTGCTAAATTTTTGTCTCAATAAAACtaatttgtttttatgttttgtcatttttttttcttgtgtgTATTTTCAAAGATATCATCAAAATTACTACTGATTTGGTACATTCTAACAAAACCTTTCAATCAAATATTAGTCTCAAAATATACTTAAGAAGACCAAGATGAGATTCAATAAATAGGAACaacacataataaataaatttttatcacGAGCTATATAACCATATTAACTCGAAGAAATTGATGGAAGAATATGGAATTTTAGAGGGAAGTTAATGAACATACTTGTGAAGAactttttgaattttcttaCATTCTAATAAACTTCAAGAGAACTTGAAAACCATTTGAAAGAATGTTATGATAATATATCATTATATGATACGATCACAGAAATTCGATACTTCATAGAATAGTACATGTGTTATAATTCTTAAGTTACAAATAATGAGGCGAAAATGAAGTCAAACATCAAAAGGGAAGAGGATCATGCAAGCAATATATGAAAATGCATAAATGTATCAATCACCCTAAGTGAtttagtttgtattttttttatatggacACTTTTGatagttttttcaaattttcatataacttTTACGAGTCAATACATGGATCATACCCATAACAAATGGATTTATTGGATCGATGTGTCACCACCTAAAATCAATTGTACATAAGGAAGAGGTTTgtgtatttttcaattttcaccaTTTGGTAAGTGAAGAGTGTAGAGTCGAGACCCCCAAGTCTAATAGTTTCCTCAAAAAACCTTCTTTTATGTTTATGTTCCTATGCACTCGGTTATTTCAACATTTAAGTTGCTTCTacctatatttttttcattatgtttcttttatatgtgtgtgtgtctgTGCATAAGCTATTAGTTCTCTTTGTACAGAATATTTTCAGAAATGTCTCTAGACGAGCACGAAAGATTATGAGATTGGTTCTTCCCCAATTCGTCCCTACTAAGTATAGAAGTTTAGTTAgctcataaattaaaataagcttaatcattgatttttgtttctttttcgtTTATAGTCTGTTGAGTATCAGTAATTGTTTTTCTAGGTGGGATTTTTTTGTTAATATGGGTGTTAATGATGGAATGGAGTTTTTGTGGGTTTTGAATGCATTTCTTAAGGTAAATGTAATGATATTAGCCCTTTCTAATGCTTTTCCTTCGGTATTTTCATATAGATTTCTTTCCTTAGCAATATTAGAGAAATGTTATTCTAATATAATATTGGAAACGGCAACACCCTCATATGATAAATAGGATAGTAGCAAACGGTTTGGAAGGGAACCTACAAAACAAAAGCTTGTTATAGGCTGAGTGACGGAGTTCGCTCTTTCTAAGACATTTCGCGGCTCtacccaagtgtgcaagcaagTCATGAATACTGTCACATCGTTtccaagataaaaaaaaaaaaaaaaaaaaaaaaaaaaaaaaaaaaccaaaaaaactcGATTGAAAATACACCGTTACCGATTGGAACACATACCTTTCTGACTGAATGCtcgaaaatggaaaaagaagacAGAGGAGAGAGAATTGCGGGCGGGGATGGCCTAATAATATTACGCAACAATCCCctacttgaaaatttaaacataaggaaaaacaaatttttcatCGAGAAGTTTCAGTCTATACAACattgtgcataagcaaaggtgtcttatgACTTGAACATTTAtgtagtgtagatgattcagaatatactagagtaacccttggttATGAATtctatctctaacaacatctcacacATAGTGTCATTAAGGTGTAGTTCGAAATCCcgtgctttaaggcctagcatGTGTATCCCGGTTTAGTGAACACTCTAGAGAGTTAAcctaaaaactccataggaagcggccctcacttccacattcacataggtgagtcTTTCAATAGTACTCCTATAGATAGGTAccccacttgtcatcaagtatagacCTCATTAAGAACAAAGTTCAACCTCTTTTATGCTTCAGTATATCATGCTCAAACTCtaagtcataggaatggaactctATGTTTGTTTTAGaatgattcactatatatcacttgtgatcagttattaccTGTTGAACCTATTTCTTGGGATCTCTAGTCTACtggttgggttttcctcacagTGACTCATCTTTCTATAGGCAAGAGTCTCATCTTTTATGAGGTTCTAAAAACATCCTCTCTAGCTAGTCCTTTCGGAAGGAACTCTTAATCatagtacctacgagcggaagcggatctttccaattcattgagacagaattaccacatatacattccaacatattaatatacattcataatgctaagagatcaagagatcataccagttgaagatttcttcttcacaacgaGTCTAAAATCCAACCGTCTACCACGAACAATCACCACTTGAACGAAGGAAACGAAGATGACACTACCACTCAGAGCcttcagtattcttggagtgagaatccaaaatgtgagctttgttcgaatttggtagagggaataaggaagagagaccgtacttGGTTtttcaagcaagtgggagatgagatcgtctatcatatagacaagatgcttgatcgtttaggtgaagtatacaatcgtgtaggaaaaagtcaacgatcgtgtaggaaagggtaagcgattgtctagatcgtgtaggaaaatggtgaacgatcatctaaatgatcgcgtaggaaaaactaggtgatcgtctatacaatcgtttagtaaatatcgggagctaaacgatcgcttagaaaaaggtaaacgatcgtttagtaaatagcacgtgaaggtgtaatcggtaatcgatcgcttagcaatatcgtatatataAGCAATCGTGCAgacactatcatataggcactgattttctaagcgatgacactctCTTTTACACAATGTCCGcgcatctcatgcttaacacaccgtcagctatttatgtatctcaaagtgatctttcaatgcATTCATCCATTAttagaacagaagagacgccgtcatatttcctttataaccatcCAATGAAtatgatctcatcatattcataacacataaattaatatcatatattaattataatattttcctccactagatataaatcatatttatattcaatttcatccaaattagtgtatctcatacataaagttaattatatcatatttaattaactcgttcaattatatcatatataatcgaactccctcttgtcaatttgaacatttcaaactgactctcaacttgtatccaagctactaaggggaccttatggatctatggctcaaagctccaacagtatgtgaataactgactaaactctttaatcacgatatccaccatccgttaactgccaagcatccCACTAAAGaacgatagttgaactcttcttgcaatagatatatttctatgtccattggatataaccaatcatcagtacgatgacccttcataaatgttcgtaattacagcagaccaatttatcgttttgccgcTGTAATTatatcttcctccttaagtaccactgatccctctaatgaacaatacaacatagtcctactatgtgtgaacatctctcgggccatgagaaggtgcatgacgccacatcgttcaagccccgggatcagcccttaagagagcaatctatctacttgcctctgctttggggaaggagtgaactccatcttatgacgctgagtttccagctcccaaatcagacgaattcccaaaatggtatttttgagtcggcgctctggccactcgcacccatgcaaattaaagaaccaccctcaatggtaggagttcccaactcactcaggattgaggtcatgttacctatgatcatcctagtgaagtgaagtgaagtctcagtcatgaacggagttatatgataagacattaacacttcaaattcaggtcttatacaaactctttgtataggatgcccccgttcgcatgtccattacatgaatgatcaagatcagaccatctgtgacaagtcacaacatttgtaacaattccacaaagcgggccactttcataatgttaccaggataaggtttccctcatatatccatatactacaaactatttttggttgtcacttaagacatgatccacttgtatgtcactacatacatacttaagttatataaagaaaatcagggatattaagttttttggtttatggtaaaataaaaaac
Proteins encoded:
- the LOC120067599 gene encoding formin-like protein 20, which codes for MESSTTSFKDNEKPTAACPTRGTVYPPPPHYGGGHPPAGYAPPPPMPGYGGHLSPPPPYSPFPPPYNIGPYTPPPQPYGYPHHPPPPPAYGYAPPPGNRPAGNAPTKKKKSGMSKILGMGAGLVGGLLLGELAADGGAVTPSFDLFSDPTGGGGLDYDASMQSMSDSMDLLGTIG